The following proteins are co-located in the Clostridiales bacterium genome:
- a CDS encoding sodium ion-translocating decarboxylase subunit beta: MNLAMLFQGVGTLFYQDPKIAVARIVLILLGILLVYLGKKEVLEPLIMIPMGFGMSAVNAGVLFLSASQTGTIFIDPMVTETNGLMQILQIDFLQPIYTFTFSNGLIACIVFMGIGVISDVGNVLRYPFTSMLIALCAELGTIVTFPIAHAMGLSWGEAAAVSIIGGADGPMVLFTSLILAKELFVPITIVAYLYLSLTYGGYPFLIRLLVPKELRGIALKSSKRNDVTSGEKIAFDMIASTVLCLLFPVAAPLFLSFFLGNAIKESGITKYIQMLEDVFLYAATFFLGLMLGVLCEASTILNPKILILLVLGMVALLLSGIGGIAGGYLVYLINHKKFNPAVGIAGVSCVPTTTKVAQKEVSRVNKRCVILQYAMGANICGVITTAILTGIYITIVPLL, encoded by the coding sequence ATGAATCTGGCCATGTTGTTTCAGGGCGTGGGGACGCTCTTCTATCAGGATCCTAAAATAGCAGTTGCCAGAATTGTTCTGATTCTTCTGGGAATCCTTCTGGTGTATCTTGGGAAAAAGGAGGTGTTGGAACCTCTGATTATGATTCCTATGGGTTTTGGGATGTCGGCGGTGAATGCCGGAGTGCTGTTTTTGTCCGCTTCACAGACAGGAACCATCTTTATCGATCCCATGGTAACAGAGACAAATGGGTTGATGCAGATTCTGCAGATCGACTTTCTGCAGCCCATCTACACGTTTACTTTCAGCAATGGTTTAATCGCATGCATTGTATTCATGGGGATCGGCGTGATCTCTGATGTGGGAAATGTATTGAGATATCCTTTTACCAGTATGCTCATCGCTTTGTGTGCTGAGCTGGGAACCATTGTGACCTTTCCCATTGCCCATGCCATGGGACTCAGCTGGGGGGAAGCGGCGGCTGTTTCCATCATTGGAGGGGCAGACGGACCGATGGTACTGTTTACCTCATTGATTCTGGCAAAGGAACTGTTTGTACCGATCACCATCGTTGCGTATCTATATCTAAGCCTCACCTATGGGGGGTATCCGTTCCTCATCAGGCTGCTGGTACCAAAGGAATTGAGGGGTATCGCTCTGAAGTCATCCAAGCGGAATGATGTGACTTCAGGAGAAAAAATTGCCTTTGACATGATTGCCTCTACTGTGCTCTGCTTGCTGTTTCCGGTGGCAGCACCCCTGTTTTTAAGTTTCTTTCTGGGAAATGCCATCAAGGAGTCAGGGATAACGAAATATATACAGATGCTGGAAGATGTTTTTCTATATGCAGCGACCTTTTTTCTTGGACTAATGCTGGGCGTATTGTGCGAGGCAAGCACGATCCTAAATCCAAAGATTTTGATTTTGCTGGTGCTGGGAATGGTAGCGTTGCTGCTTTCGGGAATCGGCGGGATTGCAGGAGGCTATCTCGTCTATCTGATCAACCATAAAAAGTTTAATCCAGCTGTAGGAATTGCAGGGGTCTCCTGCGTCCCCACAACAACAAAGGTAGCACAGAAAGAGGTATCCCGCGTCAATAAGCGCTGCGTGATCTTGCAGTATGCCATGGGCGCGAATATCTGTGGGGTGATTACTACTGCAATACTAACAGGAATCTACATCACGATTGTACCGCTGCTTTAA
- a CDS encoding acyl-CoA dehydrogenase yields the protein MDFGLTEEQKMVQDMARSFAEKEIAPYVEEDEENHYYRREILTKMGELGLLGWNIPEEYGGNGMGWMEGVTALYEIAKVHTSWRLSISGNCWGPAMTINEWGTTEQKEKYIPDLVSGQAVGSFAMTEANSGSDVGSMKTFAADKGDHWLLNGSKMWISGGHASDIGLVYAVTTEGGGPKGLSCFIIDYNHTPGITRIPITKKVGMWTAPTSEIVFENAVVPKENLLGPVNKGFQICMWMLNNTRMGCATGAAALSAACLEGAVQYANERTQFGQQIGKFQMIQQQIAEMKLEDEAAKFLVLRAAWLKENKLPSQQETSMAKLFACNAAVHGANTAMKIYGSYGYSTEYPCGRWLRDAKQFETLEGTSNIHMGIVAGIELGYQPNR from the coding sequence ATGGATTTTGGATTGACGGAAGAACAGAAAATGGTGCAGGACATGGCCAGAAGTTTTGCTGAAAAAGAGATTGCGCCATATGTGGAAGAGGATGAGGAGAACCACTACTATCGCAGAGAAATTCTGACCAAAATGGGAGAGCTGGGACTTCTGGGATGGAATATTCCTGAGGAATACGGCGGGAACGGAATGGGCTGGATGGAGGGTGTCACTGCACTTTACGAAATTGCCAAGGTACATACGAGCTGGCGGCTGAGCATCAGCGGCAATTGCTGGGGGCCAGCCATGACCATCAATGAGTGGGGGACAACGGAGCAGAAAGAAAAGTATATTCCTGATCTGGTAAGCGGTCAAGCGGTGGGAAGCTTTGCAATGACCGAGGCTAACTCTGGATCAGATGTGGGAAGCATGAAAACCTTTGCAGCAGACAAAGGAGATCACTGGCTGCTGAATGGTTCAAAAATGTGGATTTCAGGGGGCCATGCAAGCGATATCGGACTGGTTTATGCCGTCACAACAGAGGGTGGGGGCCCCAAGGGGCTGTCCTGTTTTATCATTGATTACAATCATACACCGGGCATCACAAGAATTCCAATCACAAAGAAAGTAGGAATGTGGACTGCGCCTACTTCAGAGATTGTATTCGAAAATGCTGTGGTACCTAAGGAAAATTTGCTGGGACCTGTGAATAAGGGATTTCAGATCTGTATGTGGATGCTGAACAATACCCGCATGGGCTGTGCCACCGGTGCTGCGGCACTTTCTGCAGCCTGTCTGGAAGGAGCGGTTCAGTATGCCAATGAACGGACGCAATTCGGACAGCAGATCGGAAAGTTCCAGATGATCCAGCAGCAGATAGCGGAGATGAAGCTAGAGGATGAGGCAGCAAAATTCTTGGTGCTCCGTGCAGCATGGCTGAAGGAAAACAAGCTTCCGAGCCAGCAGGAAACCTCCATGGCAAAACTCTTTGCATGCAATGCCGCAGTCCATGGGGCTAACACTGCAATGAAAATCTATGGTTCTTACGGGTATTCCACTGAATATCCCTGCGGACGGTGGCTTCGGGATGCAAAACAGTTTGAAACACTAGAGGGAACCTCAAATATTCACATGGGAATCGTAGCGGGCATTGAGCTGGGGTATCAGCCCAACAGGTAG
- a CDS encoding acetyl-CoA carboxylase biotin carboxyl carrier protein subunit, with translation MGELTSPMAGRVQEIHVTAGQMITEDDELFIIEAMKMENAVYGDPGIVKEVLVKVGDKVEEDDVLAIIE, from the coding sequence ATGGGAGAATTAACAAGCCCAATGGCAGGGAGAGTTCAGGAAATTCATGTAACAGCAGGCCAGATGATTACAGAGGATGACGAACTGTTTATCATCGAAGCCATGAAGATGGAAAACGCAGTTTATGGAGATCCGGGCATCGTGAAAGAAGTTCTGGTCAAGGTAGGCGACAAAGTAGAAGAGGACGATGTCCTGGCAATTATAGAATAA